The following proteins are co-located in the Nocardia bhagyanarayanae genome:
- a CDS encoding roadblock/LC7 domain-containing protein, translating to MTDKPGNTTDENLNWLVTRFTRDVPGVTHAVLVSADGLLQATSPHLPADRAEQLAAVTAGLASLSSGAAQLFNGGKVMQSIVDMQRGYLLVMTVGNGSHLAVLANKTHDIGRIGYEMALLVDRVGSVVQATARTAV from the coding sequence ATGACCGACAAACCAGGCAACACCACGGACGAGAATCTGAACTGGCTGGTCACCCGTTTCACTCGGGACGTGCCGGGTGTCACCCACGCGGTGCTGGTGTCGGCCGACGGCCTGCTGCAGGCGACCAGCCCGCACCTGCCCGCCGATCGCGCCGAGCAGCTCGCGGCGGTCACCGCGGGCCTGGCGAGTCTGTCCAGCGGCGCCGCCCAGCTGTTCAACGGCGGCAAGGTGATGCAGTCGATCGTCGACATGCAGCGCGGCTACCTGCTGGTGATGACGGTCGGCAACGGCTCGCACCTCGCGGTGCTCGCCAACAAGACGCACGACATCGGCCGGATCGGTTATGAGATGGCGCTGCTCGTCGATCGGGTCGGTTCGGTGGTCCAGGCCACCGCCCGGACGGCCGTGTAG
- a CDS encoding MspA family porin, with protein MSENRTNGLRRGARVAGVGAAAAVAMGLLSTGAANADTFVPLPDGQKVGPGVTLTRTGERALISPSLAANGAGRVVWVSGNATADVTVTPEGEVGPNNGPAGGPGSNNSSTHGASQLSTGYIVGCQVSIADDAISAGVSGGVDLEGFSMGGSIGLNLGPGEVKFVQIDYKDILKPGVYSVEYQDAEIEIQGCAGYAQARAYTVVEIIGDHYSKTTLYGAPFSIG; from the coding sequence ATGAGCGAGAACCGCACCAACGGTCTGCGTCGCGGTGCCCGCGTCGCGGGCGTCGGCGCCGCCGCGGCCGTTGCCATGGGCCTGCTGTCGACCGGTGCTGCCAATGCCGACACCTTCGTGCCGTTGCCGGACGGTCAGAAGGTCGGGCCGGGCGTGACCCTGACTCGGACGGGTGAGCGCGCCCTGATTTCGCCGTCCCTTGCCGCCAACGGCGCCGGTCGCGTCGTCTGGGTCTCGGGTAACGCCACCGCCGATGTGACCGTCACCCCCGAGGGTGAAGTCGGCCCGAACAACGGCCCCGCGGGAGGCCCGGGCAGCAACAACTCCTCGACGCACGGCGCTTCCCAGCTGAGCACCGGCTACATCGTCGGTTGCCAGGTCAGCATCGCCGACGACGCCATCTCCGCGGGCGTCTCCGGTGGCGTCGACCTCGAAGGCTTCAGCATGGGCGGCTCCATCGGCCTCAACCTCGGCCCTGGCGAAGTGAAGTTCGTGCAGATCGACTACAAGGACATCCTGAAGCCGGGTGTGTACTCGGTCGAGTACCAGGACGCCGAGATCGAGATCCAGGGCTGCGCGGGCTACGCCCAGGCGCGCGCCTACACCGTGGTCGAGATCATCGGTGACCACTACTCGAAGACCACCCTCTACGGAGCGCCGTTCAGCATCGGCTGA
- a CDS encoding HAMP domain-containing sensor histidine kinase: protein MARSVPRRPVIATLGQPDPTEMRPPMPLTRSVSLRWRVTLLAASVVAIAVAFTSIAAYAMVARALYADVDSQLRARASTMIDNNFESMGFQSIILAGLFSNDVGVALIFADHKPYMPPQQTIPPVGEQEFAVADGKLNSSLRTVSNQRVLAVRTNSGATLVISQRLEPTREVLDRLAWLLFVVGGCGVVLAAAAGTAVGRTGLRPIARLTAATERVARTDDLTPIPVTGDDELARLTDSFNTMLRALAESRDRQRRLVADAGHELRTPLTSLRTNMELLIASSRPGAPAIPEEDMAELRQDVMAQIEELSTLVGDLVDLAREDAPETVYDRIDLGEVTERALERARRRRGAIEFVAELRPWFVYGHEAGLERAVLNVLDNAAKWSPAGAQVLVTMREAGRGLLELAVDDAGPGIPSDERELVFERFYRTTASRSMPGSGLGLAIVKQVVTKHGGTITIDTSDRGGALIRIVLPGEGDGPASAQQISEN, encoded by the coding sequence ATGGCACGAAGCGTTCCACGGCGACCCGTCATCGCCACCCTCGGCCAGCCCGACCCGACCGAGATGCGGCCGCCGATGCCGCTGACCCGCTCGGTCTCGCTGCGCTGGCGGGTCACCCTGCTCGCCGCGTCGGTGGTGGCCATCGCGGTCGCCTTCACCTCCATCGCCGCCTACGCGATGGTGGCGCGGGCCCTCTACGCCGACGTCGACTCGCAATTGCGGGCGCGTGCCTCGACGATGATCGACAACAACTTCGAGAGCATGGGTTTTCAGTCGATCATCCTGGCCGGACTGTTCTCCAACGACGTCGGCGTCGCACTGATCTTCGCCGACCACAAGCCCTATATGCCGCCGCAGCAGACGATTCCGCCGGTGGGTGAGCAGGAGTTCGCCGTCGCCGACGGCAAGCTGAACTCCTCGCTGCGCACGGTGAGCAATCAGCGGGTGCTCGCGGTGCGCACGAACTCCGGTGCGACGCTGGTCATCTCCCAGCGGCTGGAGCCGACCCGTGAGGTGCTCGACCGGCTGGCCTGGCTGCTGTTCGTGGTCGGCGGCTGCGGTGTCGTGCTCGCCGCCGCGGCGGGTACCGCGGTGGGCCGCACGGGCCTGAGACCCATCGCCCGGCTGACGGCCGCGACCGAGCGCGTCGCGCGCACCGACGACCTCACGCCCATCCCGGTCACCGGCGACGACGAATTGGCGCGGCTCACGGACAGTTTCAACACGATGCTGCGGGCGCTCGCCGAATCACGCGACCGCCAGCGGCGTCTGGTCGCCGACGCCGGGCACGAGCTGCGCACGCCGCTGACCTCGTTGCGCACCAACATGGAGCTGCTCATCGCCTCGAGCAGGCCGGGCGCGCCCGCGATTCCCGAGGAGGACATGGCCGAGCTGCGCCAGGACGTGATGGCCCAGATCGAGGAGCTGTCCACCCTCGTCGGCGACCTCGTCGACCTGGCGCGCGAGGACGCGCCGGAGACGGTCTACGACCGGATCGATCTCGGCGAGGTGACCGAGCGGGCGCTGGAGCGCGCCAGGCGCCGTCGCGGCGCCATCGAGTTCGTCGCCGAGCTGCGGCCGTGGTTCGTCTACGGCCACGAGGCCGGACTCGAGCGGGCCGTGCTGAACGTGCTCGACAACGCGGCCAAGTGGAGTCCGGCGGGCGCCCAGGTGCTGGTCACCATGCGCGAGGCCGGACGGGGTCTGCTGGAACTCGCGGTGGACGACGCGGGCCCCGGCATCCCCTCGGACGAACGGGAGCTGGTGTTCGAGCGGTTCTACCGGACCACCGCCTCGCGGTCGATGCCCGGCTCGGGTCTCGGACTGGCCATCGTCAAGCAGGTCGTGACCAAGCACGGCGGCACTATCACGATCGATACGTCGGACCGCGGCGGCGCGCTGATCCGTATCGTGTTACCTGGTGAGGGTGACGGTCCCGCGTCAGCCCAGCAGATCTCGGAGAACTGA
- a CDS encoding DUF742 domain-containing protein, producing the protein MSTPSGGGPGIPPTRVRPYALTSGRTEPAVDLPLEAVIETISYTAHFEWPVGDIRTDIVRLGTARLSVAEISAQLQRPLGLVRVVIGDLVVAGTLRVHSTLSDQASYDERRTLMERTLRGLRAL; encoded by the coding sequence ATGTCTACCCCATCCGGCGGGGGGCCGGGCATACCACCCACCCGCGTTCGTCCCTACGCCCTGACCTCGGGGCGTACCGAACCCGCGGTCGACCTTCCCCTGGAGGCGGTCATCGAGACCATCTCCTACACTGCACATTTCGAATGGCCGGTCGGCGATATCCGGACCGATATCGTGCGGCTGGGCACCGCACGTCTGTCGGTCGCTGAGATATCGGCTCAGCTACAACGGCCGCTCGGCCTGGTCCGAGTCGTGATCGGCGATCTCGTCGTCGCCGGGACGCTGCGCGTGCATTCGACCCTGAGCGACCAGGCGAGCTACGACGAGCGCCGGACCCTGATGGAGAGGACTTTGCGTGGACTCCGCGCCCTATAA
- a CDS encoding response regulator transcription factor has product MRILVVDDDRAVRESLRRSLTFNGYSVDLAVDGVDALEKAAVQRPDALVLDVMMPRLDGLEVCRRLRSTGDDLPILVLTARDSVSERVAGLDAGADDYLPKPFALEELLARLRALLRRRAPEQGDTSEAMLFADLSLDPVTREVSRGSRSISLTRTEFSLLEMLMANPRRVLTRSRILEEVWGYDFPTSGNALEVYIGYLRRKTEAEGEPRLIHTVRGVGYVLRETPP; this is encoded by the coding sequence ATGCGCATTCTGGTAGTCGACGACGATCGCGCCGTCCGTGAATCGCTGCGCCGGTCGCTGACCTTCAACGGCTACTCGGTCGATCTCGCGGTGGATGGTGTGGACGCCTTGGAGAAAGCCGCCGTCCAACGTCCGGACGCACTCGTGCTGGACGTGATGATGCCGAGATTGGACGGGCTCGAAGTTTGCCGACGGCTGCGCAGCACCGGTGATGATCTTCCGATTCTGGTTTTGACGGCCCGCGATTCGGTTTCCGAAAGGGTTGCCGGGCTGGATGCCGGAGCCGACGATTATCTGCCGAAACCATTCGCGCTCGAGGAATTGCTGGCGCGGCTGCGCGCTCTGCTGCGCCGCCGCGCGCCCGAACAGGGCGATACCTCCGAGGCGATGCTGTTCGCCGATCTGTCGCTGGACCCGGTGACCCGCGAGGTCTCCCGCGGCTCCCGCTCGATCAGCCTGACCCGCACCGAGTTCTCGCTGCTGGAAATGCTGATGGCCAACCCGCGCCGGGTGCTCACCCGCAGCCGGATCCTCGAAGAGGTGTGGGGTTACGACTTCCCGACCTCCGGCAACGCGCTCGAGGTCTACATCGGCTACCTGCGCCGCAAGACCGAGGCCGAGGGCGAGCCGCGGCTCATCCACACCGTGCGCGGCGTCGGTTACGTCCTGCGCGAGACACCACCCTAG
- a CDS encoding ATP-binding protein — MDAAPRSRQFRLSNWSVTRKVGIVLLLPVVLASTFAVLRINDELNTIGDLDAATDQARIIRPMLGFASATEQLAVSTATTWENQTTDADLDRIAGRFDQAAADLQTALRSTGAPTDVTNELDAALTAGRAMRNGLRNSSPVAIGQQADEVAARIGNAIARSTSLEEITIQRYFLQLGVTTNARRLHTQQYLLIGSPGADRNPAVRPTVLITAGGELVLLSQFAQLQPSSALNASVLIDAVNVRLGAFSQNLGDPAGSQPVIDSLRTSATAYDQTTLNLVDTIDARLADRTAEVRGIVLRDIAIVVATLLAGLALALAVARSLVVPIRRLRHGALQVAHVDLPNELEVVRSGNATPEPTRVDVHTTEEIGQLARAVDDIHNAALHLAAEQARLRLQIGSMFETLSRRSQSLVEQQLTLIEELEHDEDDSERLQSLFRLDHLATRMRRNGDNLLVLAGTALRRGHLPPVPLSDMLWSAVSQVEDYQRVEIGSAPDGIVPGEPAVDVEHLLAELIDNALRYSPPTTPVAVSVARAVDGGYLIEIIDRGLGMSAEDLQTVNEHLASGGEVTVETARRMGLFVVGRLAKRHNITVNLRRTSAMAQQPGITASVHLPGTLVSPVPISDKAPQLTAPQPQESAPEPTVAPPRMLVPVPSLALPEHTSSFEMSSTGLPQRRPAIRVATPADRQTSVIDAETTDPGRGGPLPIRTRNENGAPRTVEPLALPSPVPEPAEPAQVDVWAETAVYEVPEPAAVANATQATVTGLRPVNPESPTPIYQRMVSEWLVEPASAGSDNDTGAWSSPADVGWAAAAEASNPTTSGRTSGGLPIRQPGAQLVPGGLAPTNESNTRNPDEIRNSLTRHLSGVRSGRADAQYNDGGLA, encoded by the coding sequence ATGGATGCAGCACCGCGTTCCCGGCAATTCAGGCTGTCGAACTGGTCCGTCACCCGCAAGGTCGGGATCGTGCTACTGCTGCCGGTGGTGCTCGCCTCGACGTTCGCGGTATTGCGAATCAACGACGAGTTGAACACGATCGGCGACCTCGACGCGGCGACCGACCAGGCCAGGATCATCCGGCCGATGCTCGGTTTCGCCTCGGCCACCGAACAACTCGCCGTCAGCACGGCGACGACCTGGGAGAACCAGACGACCGACGCCGACCTGGACCGCATCGCGGGCCGGTTCGATCAGGCGGCCGCCGATCTCCAGACGGCCCTGCGCTCGACGGGCGCGCCGACGGACGTCACCAACGAGCTCGACGCGGCGCTGACCGCGGGCCGCGCGATGCGCAACGGCCTGCGCAACAGCTCGCCGGTGGCGATCGGCCAGCAGGCCGACGAGGTCGCCGCCCGCATCGGTAACGCGATCGCGCGCTCGACCTCGCTGGAGGAGATCACCATCCAGCGTTACTTCCTGCAGCTCGGTGTGACCACCAACGCGCGCAGGCTGCACACCCAGCAGTACCTGCTGATCGGTTCGCCGGGCGCGGACCGCAACCCGGCCGTGCGCCCGACGGTCTTGATCACCGCCGGTGGTGAGCTGGTGTTGCTGAGCCAGTTCGCCCAGCTGCAGCCGTCTTCGGCGCTCAACGCCAGCGTGCTGATCGACGCGGTCAACGTCCGCCTCGGCGCCTTCAGCCAGAACCTCGGCGATCCCGCGGGCAGCCAGCCGGTCATCGACTCGCTGCGCACCAGTGCCACCGCCTACGACCAGACCACGCTGAACCTGGTCGACACCATCGACGCGCGACTGGCCGACCGGACCGCCGAAGTCCGCGGCATCGTGTTGCGCGATATCGCGATCGTGGTCGCGACGCTGCTCGCCGGTCTCGCCCTCGCGCTCGCGGTCGCCCGCTCGCTCGTCGTCCCGATTCGTCGCCTGCGCCACGGCGCGCTCCAGGTCGCGCACGTCGACCTGCCCAACGAACTCGAGGTCGTGCGTTCCGGCAACGCGACACCGGAACCGACCCGAGTCGACGTGCACACCACCGAGGAGATCGGCCAGCTGGCCCGAGCCGTCGACGACATCCACAACGCCGCGCTCCACCTCGCCGCCGAGCAGGCGCGTCTGCGCTTGCAGATCGGCAGCATGTTCGAGACCCTTTCGCGCCGTAGCCAGTCGCTCGTCGAGCAGCAGCTGACGCTGATCGAGGAACTCGAGCACGACGAGGACGACTCCGAGCGCCTGCAGAGCCTCTTCCGCCTCGACCACCTCGCCACCCGCATGCGCCGTAACGGTGACAACCTGCTGGTGCTCGCGGGCACCGCCCTGCGCCGCGGTCACCTGCCGCCCGTTCCGCTCTCGGACATGCTGTGGAGCGCAGTCTCCCAGGTCGAGGACTACCAGCGCGTCGAGATCGGCAGCGCGCCCGACGGCATCGTGCCCGGTGAGCCCGCCGTCGACGTCGAGCACCTGCTCGCCGAGCTCATCGACAACGCGCTGCGCTACTCGCCGCCCACCACGCCGGTGGCGGTGTCGGTGGCCCGCGCGGTGGACGGCGGCTACCTGATCGAGATCATCGACCGCGGTCTCGGCATGTCCGCCGAGGACCTGCAGACGGTCAACGAACACCTCGCCTCCGGTGGTGAGGTCACCGTCGAAACGGCCCGCCGCATGGGTCTTTTCGTGGTCGGCCGACTCGCCAAGCGGCACAACATCACGGTCAACCTGCGCCGCACCTCGGCGATGGCGCAGCAACCGGGCATCACCGCGAGCGTGCACCTGCCAGGCACCCTGGTCTCGCCGGTGCCGATCAGCGACAAGGCGCCGCAGCTCACCGCGCCGCAGCCGCAGGAGAGCGCGCCTGAACCCACGGTCGCGCCGCCGCGCATGCTGGTCCCGGTGCCGAGTCTGGCGCTGCCCGAGCACACTTCCTCGTTCGAGATGAGCAGCACCGGTCTGCCGCAGCGGCGCCCGGCGATCCGGGTGGCCACCCCGGCCGACCGCCAGACGTCGGTCATCGATGCCGAGACCACCGATCCCGGCCGCGGCGGCCCGCTGCCGATCCGGACGCGCAACGAGAACGGCGCGCCGCGCACGGTGGAGCCGCTCGCGCTGCCTTCGCCGGTGCCCGAGCCCGCCGAACCCGCGCAGGTCGACGTGTGGGCCGAGACCGCCGTCTACGAGGTGCCCGAGCCCGCGGCCGTCGCCAACGCGACCCAAGCGACGGTCACCGGATTGCGTCCGGTGAACCCGGAATCCCCGACACCGATCTACCAGCGCATGGTGTCGGAGTGGCTGGTCGAACCCGCCTCCGCCGGATCCGACAACGACACCGGCGCTTGGTCGTCCCCCGCCGACGTCGGCTGGGCGGCCGCCGCGGAGGCGAGCAACCCGACCACCTCCGGCCGCACCTCTGGCGGCCTCCCCATTCGGCAGCCGGGCGCGCAGCTGGTCCCCGGCGGTTTGGCACCGACCAACGAATCCAACACGCGGAATCCTGATGAGATCCGCAACAGCTTGACCAGGCATCTCAGCGGGGTCCGCAGCGGGCGGGCCGACGCCCAGTACAACGACGGAGGGCTTGCATGA
- a CDS encoding MogA/MoaB family molybdenum cofactor biosynthesis protein gives MEIDAPVAGRALVVVVDDRTAHGGVDSLGPLVTELLTEAGFLVDASVSVQADEVEIRNALNTAVIGGVDLVISVGGTGMSPRDVTPEATSQVLDRELPGISEALRSSGRVAGSLDAGLSRGLAGISGSTLVVNLPGTRSAIRDGMATLSPLASKVIGELSGLAE, from the coding sequence ATGGAAATCGATGCTCCTGTGGCGGGGCGTGCACTGGTGGTGGTCGTCGACGATCGAACGGCGCATGGAGGTGTGGACTCGCTCGGCCCGCTGGTCACCGAGCTGCTCACCGAGGCGGGTTTCCTCGTGGACGCGTCGGTGTCGGTGCAGGCCGACGAGGTGGAGATCCGCAACGCGCTGAACACGGCGGTGATCGGCGGCGTCGACCTGGTCATCTCGGTCGGCGGCACCGGAATGTCGCCGCGCGACGTGACACCCGAGGCGACCTCGCAGGTGCTGGACCGGGAACTGCCCGGTATCAGCGAGGCGCTCCGTTCGTCCGGCCGGGTCGCGGGTTCCCTGGACGCCGGCCTCTCGCGCGGTCTCGCGGGCATCTCGGGCAGCACCCTGGTCGTGAACCTGCCGGGCACCCGCTCCGCCATCCGCGACGGTATGGCAACCCTCTCGCCGCTCGCCAGCAAAGTGATCGGCGAACTGTCCGGATTGGCCGAATAA
- a CDS encoding S1C family serine protease: protein MTEDFQNRNVEPGKADASGPRPTEQFPVAGHAEHAAWAAPGAAHQQHYQSQPFPEPGHGFGGPPPPHTMPGAAFGAQPPQPPKRPFRAGLVAGAVALALVSGGIGGAVGALATRSDDGRAQVTNALDAPKPNVSNASNAPAGSTQAVAQKVLPSVVMIKVASNRAQGEGSGVVLSSDGLILTNNHVAAGGGAGAKMEVMFSDGSSAPATLVGADPVSDLAVIKVQGKSGLTPIELGTSANLQVGQPVIAIGSPLGLAGTVTTGIVSALNRPVSTSGEGGQNPNAPQPVIDAIQTDAAINPGNSGGALVDASGKLIGINTAIASLGVGELGGQQSGSIGLGFAIPVDQARRVADELIKNGHATYAQIGIKLRPQDSVALVLEATPDGPAAKAGIPAGSIITKLDDRPIDSGEALIAAVRSHQPGDKVKITYTDEQGNNPKTVEVTLTGAPADGGR, encoded by the coding sequence ATGACGGAGGATTTCCAGAACCGCAACGTGGAGCCGGGGAAGGCGGACGCCTCCGGTCCCCGGCCGACCGAGCAGTTCCCGGTCGCAGGCCATGCCGAGCACGCGGCATGGGCCGCTCCCGGTGCGGCACACCAGCAGCACTATCAATCACAACCGTTCCCCGAACCGGGTCACGGATTCGGCGGCCCGCCGCCCCCGCACACCATGCCCGGCGCGGCCTTCGGCGCGCAGCCTCCGCAGCCGCCCAAGCGCCCGTTCCGCGCCGGACTCGTCGCGGGCGCCGTGGCATTGGCGCTGGTCAGCGGCGGTATCGGCGGCGCGGTCGGTGCGCTGGCCACGCGGTCCGACGACGGCAGGGCCCAGGTGACCAACGCGCTGGACGCGCCGAAGCCCAATGTCAGCAACGCGTCCAACGCGCCCGCGGGTTCGACCCAGGCGGTGGCGCAGAAGGTGCTGCCGAGCGTCGTGATGATCAAGGTGGCGAGCAACCGCGCGCAGGGCGAGGGTTCTGGCGTCGTGCTCTCCTCCGACGGCCTGATCCTGACCAACAATCACGTGGCCGCCGGCGGTGGCGCCGGCGCGAAGATGGAGGTCATGTTCTCCGACGGGAGCAGCGCGCCCGCCACGCTGGTCGGCGCCGATCCGGTCTCCGACCTGGCGGTCATCAAGGTGCAGGGCAAGAGCGGTCTGACCCCGATCGAACTGGGCACCTCGGCGAATCTGCAGGTGGGTCAGCCGGTGATCGCCATCGGCTCGCCGCTCGGCCTGGCCGGGACCGTCACCACCGGCATCGTTTCCGCGCTGAACCGGCCGGTGTCGACCAGCGGCGAGGGCGGCCAGAACCCGAACGCCCCGCAGCCGGTGATCGATGCGATCCAGACCGACGCCGCCATCAACCCGGGCAACTCGGGCGGCGCGCTGGTGGACGCGAGCGGCAAGCTGATCGGCATCAACACCGCCATCGCCAGCCTCGGCGTCGGTGAGCTCGGCGGCCAGCAGAGCGGTTCGATCGGTCTCGGCTTCGCCATCCCCGTGGACCAGGCCCGCAGGGTCGCCGACGAGCTGATCAAGAACGGTCACGCCACCTACGCCCAGATCGGCATCAAGCTGCGCCCGCAGGACAGCGTCGCGCTGGTGCTGGAGGCGACCCCCGACGGCCCGGCCGCCAAGGCGGGCATCCCGGCGGGCTCCATCATCACCAAGCTGGACGATCGGCCCATCGATTCCGGCGAAGCGCTCATCGCCGCCGTCCGCTCACACCAACCGGGAGACAAGGTGAAGATCACCTATACCGACGAACAAGGCAACAACCCCAAGACCGTCGAGGTCACCCTCACCGGCGCACCCGCGGACGGTGGCCGGTGA